One part of the Halobacteria archaeon AArc-dxtr1 genome encodes these proteins:
- a CDS encoding PQQ-dependent sugar dehydrogenase gives MVERTPDDADTDQNLTKQFFRGAGGLGAVGLAGCLGDSDDNGDDDNGEDEPNGNGPENGNGPENGNGNGEPEQTYWHRELQPEWGEPDPEAATDWDNYETSAILEQDYLMAIDTGPDDRVWYIERGESFPVYGDGTCDVGWVDPDTGAHEAVLELDVKFGNEEGAGVDTPTRELGGQGIALDPAFEENGHVYICYHPSSEDMEDIGTSPYEEFYDGEITWGYMLVSRFEFDGDVIDPASEEEIIRIPQQHDSCCHHGGSIQFGPEGNLFISIGDNCEIVSEYSPLDDREEIHPAYDGARSSQNTADLRGSILRITPDADGGYSVPEGNLKEKHEEHLGEEFDDEEFRPEIYSMGYRNPFIFAVDEHTGALFTGDYGPGYGDWSTDRGPVGISGYRLICEPDNAGWPFFKGYYPYRRYDHGSDELGQPYWMDNPRNDSRNNTGLERIPPITPDLIWHPQIGQESEYSEAPAWVDMPRPGEHTWPEVGLSGGVNGGPSYRYSDAFGEGALDPYFEGKQFFLAPYGTDIGPFYITFAEDGSIEIDEFLPDAPWHTPMEIKYDPQGRLYVLNYAEDGSGAIYMVEYTG, from the coding sequence ATGGTCGAGAGGACGCCAGACGACGCAGACACTGATCAGAATCTGACTAAACAGTTCTTTAGAGGGGCCGGCGGGCTGGGTGCGGTCGGACTGGCCGGCTGCCTGGGCGACAGCGACGACAACGGCGACGACGACAACGGAGAAGACGAGCCAAACGGGAACGGGCCAGAAAACGGTAATGGTCCAGAAAACGGCAACGGGAACGGTGAGCCCGAGCAGACGTACTGGCATCGGGAGCTGCAGCCCGAGTGGGGCGAGCCCGACCCAGAGGCGGCGACCGACTGGGATAACTACGAGACCAGCGCCATCCTCGAGCAGGATTACCTGATGGCCATCGACACCGGCCCCGACGACCGCGTCTGGTACATCGAACGCGGCGAGTCATTTCCCGTGTACGGCGATGGGACGTGTGACGTGGGTTGGGTCGACCCTGACACTGGCGCTCACGAGGCCGTTCTCGAACTCGACGTCAAATTCGGCAACGAGGAGGGAGCGGGCGTCGATACGCCAACCAGAGAGCTAGGGGGCCAGGGTATCGCGCTAGACCCGGCGTTTGAGGAGAACGGCCACGTCTACATCTGCTACCATCCTTCCTCGGAAGATATGGAAGACATTGGCACGAGCCCGTACGAGGAGTTCTACGATGGTGAGATCACGTGGGGGTATATGCTGGTCTCACGATTCGAGTTCGACGGCGACGTGATCGATCCCGCCTCCGAAGAAGAGATCATCCGCATTCCCCAACAGCATGATTCTTGTTGCCACCACGGCGGCAGCATCCAGTTCGGTCCCGAGGGGAATCTGTTTATCTCAATCGGCGACAACTGCGAAATCGTCTCGGAGTACTCGCCGCTCGACGATCGTGAAGAGATACACCCAGCGTACGACGGTGCTCGCTCGTCCCAGAACACGGCCGACCTCCGGGGCAGCATCTTGCGAATCACGCCCGACGCAGACGGTGGGTATTCGGTTCCCGAGGGCAACCTAAAGGAGAAACACGAGGAGCACCTGGGCGAGGAGTTCGACGACGAGGAGTTCCGACCCGAGATCTACTCCATGGGGTATCGAAACCCGTTCATCTTTGCAGTTGACGAGCACACGGGGGCTCTCTTCACCGGCGACTACGGTCCCGGCTACGGGGACTGGAGTACCGACCGTGGCCCGGTCGGAATTTCGGGGTACAGATTGATCTGTGAACCGGATAACGCGGGATGGCCGTTCTTCAAGGGGTACTATCCGTACCGTCGGTATGACCACGGAAGCGACGAGCTTGGGCAGCCGTACTGGATGGACAATCCACGGAATGATTCGCGCAACAATACGGGTCTCGAGCGGATCCCGCCGATCACGCCGGACCTGATCTGGCACCCCCAGATCGGGCAGGAGTCGGAGTATTCCGAAGCTCCCGCGTGGGTAGATATGCCCCGGCCCGGAGAACACACGTGGCCCGAGGTCGGGCTGTCGGGCGGTGTAAATGGGGGGCCGTCGTACCGGTATTCGGACGCGTTCGGCGAGGGGGCGCTCGATCCGTACTTCGAAGGGAAGCAGTTCTTTTTGGCGCCGTACGGGACAGATATCGGGCCGTTTTACATCACGTTCGCGGAGGACGGGAGTATCGAGATCGACGAGTTCTTGCCGGACGCGCCGTGGCACACGCCGATGGAGATCAAGTACGATCCGCA
- a CDS encoding malectin, translated as MGIAGCLGDDDGGDDTADDGNGDDDTTGSASFEVSDVDPAEITAGEGEAIDVSATVSNTGDAEGTQLIQLIANNEILDEDDLTLSDGDEETVAFEQVDTAGLAVGSYTLTVASEDGEAEGELSIVSDYFSVSDLEPGDVTIDHGDSFNVEATVTNTGDVEGTQSIQVVVGGDTVDEQEITLAEDEDETVVVEDIDTSEFGVGNNDYAVASDDDTASAVMTLDGGLEAPYALDTGGIAHDETIEIEGLVFDESPEDNEFVEPVYGGNYTEDSGPVAAEIAGTEYDALYQAESHGNDLGYEIGIQNGTYDITLHFAEIFTTAIEEGEGFRIFDIYIQDELVYEGFDILAIADGNEAVVETFRNVEVTDNVLRIETEWDPDTEDQNTKFSGLEVHPAQNEVSAPYAVNLGGSVEEEEPQSNQPVTIDGLRFDEVQDPDDAESIPHLEIFGDHHPDEADFFTPPANRGAETDEEIDGTDHPALYQTYFFGNNFGFEFAIEDGTYDLVLHNSENFADEEGGRVFDILVQGEIVAEEYDIYAEVGDFAAHEFVVEDVEVDDGSLTIETETVEDMSKFAGIEIRDPNGDDNGDDEDDSEPDPVSVPYGLDAGGTENDETVEIDGLEFDDSPDANDAVSVFGDSGGTSGMDPDDDETVFEGTEDDVLYASEMSGEDWGLEIGIDDGTYDVTLHFSDWPHFDDRERIQNVLLQGEEVLSEYHVEDGVAHPETFEGVEVTDGTLAVEFEVHPDSDSNTKVNGIEIHDAE; from the coding sequence GTGGGGATTGCAGGCTGTCTCGGCGACGACGATGGTGGGGACGATACCGCCGATGACGGCAACGGGGACGACGACACCACGGGATCCGCCTCGTTTGAGGTTTCCGACGTCGATCCCGCAGAGATAACTGCCGGCGAGGGAGAGGCGATCGACGTGTCCGCAACGGTCTCGAATACCGGTGACGCAGAGGGCACACAGCTGATCCAGCTCATCGCCAACAACGAGATTCTCGACGAAGACGACCTAACGCTGTCCGACGGTGACGAGGAGACGGTGGCGTTCGAGCAGGTCGATACAGCCGGGTTGGCAGTCGGTTCGTACACCCTCACCGTCGCGAGCGAAGACGGCGAGGCTGAGGGTGAACTGAGCATCGTTTCCGACTACTTCTCGGTCTCTGACCTCGAGCCCGGTGATGTGACCATCGATCACGGCGATTCGTTCAATGTCGAAGCGACGGTTACGAACACCGGAGACGTCGAGGGGACACAGTCGATCCAGGTAGTCGTCGGTGGTGACACGGTCGACGAACAAGAGATCACGCTCGCGGAAGACGAGGATGAGACGGTCGTCGTCGAGGATATTGACACGAGCGAGTTCGGTGTTGGGAACAATGACTACGCAGTAGCAAGTGACGACGATACCGCGAGCGCAGTTATGACGCTCGATGGGGGACTCGAAGCACCGTACGCGCTCGACACGGGCGGTATCGCCCACGACGAGACGATCGAAATCGAAGGACTCGTGTTCGACGAATCGCCGGAGGACAACGAGTTCGTTGAACCGGTATACGGCGGCAATTACACGGAGGACTCGGGTCCGGTCGCCGCAGAGATCGCCGGGACGGAGTACGACGCGCTCTACCAGGCAGAAAGTCATGGGAACGACCTCGGATACGAAATCGGGATCCAAAACGGAACATATGATATCACCTTACACTTCGCCGAAATTTTCACCACAGCGATCGAGGAGGGCGAAGGCTTCCGCATATTCGACATCTACATCCAGGATGAGTTAGTGTACGAAGGGTTCGATATCCTGGCTATCGCTGACGGAAACGAGGCCGTCGTCGAAACGTTCCGTAACGTTGAGGTCACGGACAACGTCCTCCGGATCGAAACCGAGTGGGACCCCGACACGGAAGACCAAAATACGAAGTTCAGTGGCTTGGAGGTCCACCCGGCCCAGAACGAAGTTTCGGCCCCGTACGCGGTGAATCTCGGCGGCTCGGTCGAAGAGGAAGAGCCCCAGTCCAATCAGCCGGTTACGATCGACGGACTGCGGTTTGACGAGGTCCAGGATCCAGATGACGCTGAGTCAATCCCCCACCTGGAGATCTTCGGCGACCACCACCCCGACGAAGCCGACTTCTTCACACCACCGGCAAACAGAGGCGCTGAAACCGACGAAGAGATCGACGGAACGGATCACCCAGCGCTGTACCAGACGTACTTCTTCGGGAACAACTTCGGATTCGAGTTCGCCATCGAAGACGGCACGTACGACCTCGTGCTCCACAACAGCGAGAACTTCGCAGACGAGGAAGGTGGTCGAGTCTTCGATATTCTCGTCCAAGGCGAAATCGTCGCAGAGGAGTACGACATCTACGCGGAAGTCGGTGACTTTGCCGCCCACGAATTCGTCGTCGAAGACGTAGAAGTCGACGACGGGTCGCTGACGATCGAGACGGAAACGGTCGAAGATATGTCAAAATTCGCCGGGATCGAGATTCGCGACCCGAACGGCGACGATAATGGTGACGACGAAGACGATAGCGAACCGGATCCCGTCTCCGTTCCATATGGACTGGACGCCGGCGGTACCGAAAACGATGAAACGGTCGAAATCGACGGACTGGAGTTCGATGACTCGCCGGACGCCAACGACGCCGTCTCCGTGTTTGGGGACAGCGGCGGAACGAGTGGAATGGATCCGGACGATGACGAGACGGTGTTTGAAGGGACGGAGGACGACGTGTTGTATGCAAGCGAGATGAGCGGCGAAGACTGGGGGCTCGAGATCGGAATCGATGACGGCACGTACGACGTGACGCTGCACTTCTCGGACTGGCCGCACTTCGACGACAGAGAGCGGATCCAGAACGTCCTGCTCCAGGGAGAGGAGGTGCTCTCGGAGTACCACGTTGAAGACGGTGTCGCCCATCCCGAAACCTTCGAGGGCGTCGAGGTCACGGATGGCACGCTGGCGGTCGAATTCGAAGTCCATCCTGACTCCGACTCCAACACGAAAGTCAACGGGATCGAGATTCACGACGCGGAGTAA